The Solenopsis invicta isolate M01_SB chromosome 3, UNIL_Sinv_3.0, whole genome shotgun sequence region TGATACAGTCAACAAAAAGTAAGACACTGCTATCTGGTGGTGAATTTCCACACGAAAATCGGATGATTTTTTGGTTTTAATCCGTGCTATATCCATATTTTATGGTCACGTGGTTTTGGCATTTTAGCAATTCTTGAGTATTCTCAACTGTGATTGGTTGTTTACTTCTTGAATATCGCGTATTCTCCAATTATTTCTCTCCCTTCGTAGTGCGTCACTGCGCACGCCCAGACTTCTTCGGCACCGCCGTTCATGTATGtactttatatatgttctgtgaTGTACTACCGCTTTGCTTCCACTTCCTTTTCTTTATCTTAATGATTACCGCGCGACGCACGTGTTCTCGAATAACGTCGTGAACGATTTTGTAGCGAGCAGCCGAACGTGTTATGGGTAAACCAGGTATAACATAGATACGTGCGGATTATGTTCCGATCTTTCGTTTCGCGATCCTTGAACGACGATCATCACCTCCGCTCGCGTGCCGGTCTTCGCTGACGAGGCTAACCTCGATGAGGAGGAGGATACCTTTTGAGATCGGGCGCGAgacaaagatttaaaattgcGGTTTTCTTTTTTGTCGCTTCGATTCGTAACTGCCTTTGACAGCGTTCGCGATGattgtaaatatatgtttatgtcAGACGACAAATATTTACTAACCGGTCGCGTGGCACCTATTTGCTAACCTAATAACCCGAATGTTGCAAAATGATGCGTTATTCGCGCATGCTGCAACATGGGCACATTGCGTCAAGCCTGTACGTGAATTGGAGACTAAAATTCTACAAATCAGAACAAAAGAGATTCAAATTATTCAAttgattgtattttaatttccaATTCGAATATGACCAATTGGataatttgaatttgttttgttctgatttatgaaattttagtCTCCAATTCATatctcaaatttcaattttttaatatctgatACAGGCTTATATCTTTTGTTTGAAGTCAATAATAAATCGCTTTGAATGATCTCTAATTTGCGTCAATTCAGTATAGAactgtatttctaattttatatataaaatcactaaaaatgatgaaatatataataaattacatatatccTAATACATggcatatttataaatttataaaaataaattcttgtcCTCTGAAAGAATTAgctcataaataatataaacatgttatttatatacaatttattattctaatGAATTATATAGAGCACATATAAAAGCATACAAAAATAGATGCCTAAAGATCACAAGTATGTTAACTATATTTCTTTCtcattactaatatttttttttaaattatagcaTTTTCGCCAGGAGGTAGAGGAGGAGGCCGTGGAGGTGGTCGCGGTGGTGGTCGTGGTGGAGGTAGACCAAGCTTTGGTGAAGATCGAGGAGGCGGTCCACGAAGAAGCGGTGGTTTTCGTGGAGGTGGCCGAGGTGGTGGTCGAGGTGGTGGCCGAGGAGGAAGGGGAGGAGGTGGAGGTTTTAAAGGTGGAAGAACCGTGGTGATAGAACCACATCGCCATGAGGGAGTATTCATAGCTCGAGGGAAGGAAGATGCATTAGTGACTTTGAGTTTAGTACCTGGGGTAGCAGTATATGGAGAGAAAAGAATCACTGTTGAGGTAAACACAGCTTgaattctataataattttgttttttatattcctgtaaattaacaatacaaaatgttaCACATATTGTACAGtctgaaaagaatgaaaaaggtGAGACTATAAAGGACGAATATAGAGTGTGGAATCCATTCCGATCCAAATTATCCGCTGCCATTCTCGGAGGCGTGGATCAAATTTACATGCCCCCTGGAAGCAAAGTATTATATCTTGGTGCAGCGTCCGGTACTACTGTGTCCCATGTTGCTGACATAGTTGGTGAGGTAAGAGCAATTTATCGAAAATCTATTTAGGAATAAGGAATGTAATGCACACATTAGAGCCAAGTTAGCTCCCAATTGCGAATTTGGTGTCGAAGTGATGCTAGAACAATTGTGCACGTTTTTCTCAAACGAGTAATGACTTGACTTTACTCAAAAGAACGTGCCTACAGAGTCTATACtgatataagaatatatttaatgataaaaaataaatattaataataaatgagaataaatatcttaatatttttgtatatacagAATGGAACTGTCTTTGCCGTGGAATTCTCCCGTCGAACAGGGAGAGATTTAATTGATGTTGCTAAGAAAAGAAGCAACATCATACCTATAGTAGAAGATGCAAGACATCCTCACAAGTATAGAATGCTTGTGGGAATGGTTGACACTATATTCTCGGACGTGGCCCAGCCAGATCAAGCTAGAATTGTCTCGCTAAATGCGCAAAATTTCCTCAAAAGCGGTGGACACTTTGTTATGTCTATTAAGGTAAAATATTCTCAAACCATGattgtaaaaatcatatttaaacttagatattatgaaacaatttaataatcaaataattttataataattcaattatctttaattttaaatcgtatttatatttattatttatttcaggcAAGTTGCATTGATTCCCTCGCTCAGCCTGAAGCGGTATTTGCGGCAGAAGTGAAGAAACTAAGTGAGGACTATTTGAAACCATTGGAGCAAATCACACTTGAACCGTACGAGAGAGATCACGCCGTTGTAGTCGGCGTCTACAGGCCGCCACCGAAAAAGGCTGCctaaattatgtatatagatacgtatataagatttttttttgaaaataatgaagGTTATTGTAATggttctttttataataaaatttagatattaaaaactttactcttccaaaataaaataaaatgcgtagcattattatatgtatgagaacaattttactacaaaacgcaaatatatatatatatttatatatatatatatatatatataaaaatatagaagacaTAGTGAATACTACAATTATTCACATTTTATCTGCATTTTAGCATTTTATGaagtaaaaaatacataacTCAAAAACAAATtgatagaatatttatttatatttttatacaaataaaaaaactttgaataagaaaaatagtaatataatattaacaacaAACATGATGTTACAAAgatgtattgaaaaaatatttgcatgtataatacatatactatattattaaaatatacatatatattatatctgtttatatattcaattttatataaaattattcttgtaCATATAATGTGCAATGTTCTTGTTtcattttggaaaaaaagttctaaaatatttaaattaaagatagtACAGACAAGAAAAGACATTACATTTTCTTAGAAATATTgactatatttctttttttttgatagGAGAACTCCActgcaaatattatttcttcgtatatacatataatataaatgtcgAGATATTCATGATTTTCAGAAAAGAATATCGAATTTGCGATGATGCACAATGagttaaattgtaaatttcaatttataaaactttgactAGGAAAATGATATTTCTCTCTATTATCAATTGGATCTTTacctattttataaaaaacttttgcaCTACAATTAAACTATATAACATAAAATCACTGCAAATTcgataaatattatagataatttgtttatgaatttaaacgttaattacattttatacacaCATCGATTGTATTATAATGAAACTTATAAAATGATACTATAATTTTGAAACTTCTTTTCGAGATTGTAATATAAGCATGCGTGTTAATTTAGTAtctgttttaatatatatcatttCCGAACTTTCGATTATTCTTAAGGTTTTTGAAggtttttttgtttccaaaacGGGTAACATctcatattctttttatttatgactttcaactttttatttacaattaggatcgaatatttaattaatcgctctcatatttacataaaattcttttagatttcttttttagGAAAGATCCAAGTTGGATTCAAATGCCTTCagtcattattttttctaaGTTTGAGATAGATTTCTtattctctcttcttttcttattatttcttattatctCTATTTAGATGGAGTCATGCGTTGATCAATAGCAATGTTCAGACTGATTTATACTTTCTCCTGTTATTCACTGTTATTGTCATTAAGACGTCAAATTATTTCTGTATACACtttaaattgacaattttatacttatttgtcTGAAATaatctacaataaaaaaagaaaactattatTTCTCCATAATTGTTACACGCGTGCGTATACACATAATTTAAAAagcatattaaaaatgttaaatacataTAAGAGAAACGATATTTAATGAagtgaaaaaacaaaaattgatctTCAGTAATGGAAGACAATATACAGCACATACATCCAAACGCGTCCAAAAGTGGTAAGCTGAAGGATATTTCTCCTTTCTGCTAGAATATTTCTTATCTATCTGGTTTTTCTTCAGGTCTTACAATTAGCGAATGCCATAAGTCACCGAGCAAAATACTAAACTGTCAAAGATCGATGCCCATAATCGTCCATAATATTAATTCATCTAATCGTTTCGTGGGTGGTGCAGACGAAGAATCTGCCGTTGAAGAAACTTTCGCCACAATATTACCGGAATCTGTCCAGAACATACCAAATTCATCGCCTTCACCTCCAATCCTGTCAACACCACCGTCATCCCTTGTAGAAAAATCTTTAGACGAATCTGCGCAACTGAAAGAGGATTCTCAGAATAAACAACTTCCTGCAAGTGGACCGTGTTGCTTTTGCAGTCCACAAACACCAGGATTAGTCGGGTGAactaattacttaaaaaaaaaagaaaaagaaaaaatgagtAGAAGAGTATATGAGAATATCGCATAACATtaacataacattttatttaaatctaagtATTTGAGTCTGATAGCCTTAGATTGATTCCAAATTAATGTTTTAGAATATATCTTGGACTTGCATACGTTTTagctataatatatttattattatatattttaaaaaatatgttttattatttattttatgaaataccATTTTTGCAACTCTGACACTTATgcaaaactaaatattattattttgccgACAGGGACCGAAAAGTAGATGAAATAATTGAATACGTGCACCAAAATCTCGCGGAGGCCGGCAAGGCTTTAGCATCTTTGGGCGAGAACTTCGAGCATGATTTAAAGGTTGAGCCCCACATTCAAGTAGAATGTCGTAAAACTGTCTCGATGTCTCGAAGGCGAAAGAGGCGAGGATACAATTGACAACCCGTTTTTTtgtatgaatataatatttaacgcgtcttatgaatataatatttaacgcgaagaaaaattctctttgaaaatttacaagacttttaaaaaaatgaatagatCTCTATCAAGTTCGTTTTATTTGTTGCCGATagtttttacaaagtttattaatggcaaaattatctatttatttaatttatttaatgactaattttattgtgaactcattcattaaaaattatctcgaaaagtttatttttcgcatttttttcataaaagctGATGTTCGTCAACATTCTGGGACGAATCCAACAATGGACTGGTATCGTTCAGAACAAACTCGG contains the following coding sequences:
- the LOC105204632 gene encoding rRNA 2'-O-methyltransferase fibrillarin, with the protein product MGKPAFSPGGRGGGRGGGRGGGRGGGRPSFGEDRGGGPRRSGGFRGGGRGGGRGGGRGGRGGGGGFKGGRTVVIEPHRHEGVFIARGKEDALVTLSLVPGVAVYGEKRITVESEKNEKGETIKDEYRVWNPFRSKLSAAILGGVDQIYMPPGSKVLYLGAASGTTVSHVADIVGENGTVFAVEFSRRTGRDLIDVAKKRSNIIPIVEDARHPHKYRMLVGMVDTIFSDVAQPDQARIVSLNAQNFLKSGGHFVMSIKASCIDSLAQPEAVFAAEVKKLSEDYLKPLEQITLEPYERDHAVVVGVYRPPPKKAA